In Glycine max cultivar Williams 82 chromosome 7, Glycine_max_v4.0, whole genome shotgun sequence, a single window of DNA contains:
- the LOC100794854 gene encoding cyclin-U4-1 → MAEEESPSVMPKVITFLSSLLERVAESNDHNQQHQKISVFHGLTRPNISIHSYLERIFKYANCSPSCFVVAYVYLDRFTQRQPSLPINTFNVHRLLITSVMVAAKFMDDMYYNNAYYAKVGGITKIEMNFLELDFLFGLGFHLNVTPGTFQAYCVNLQREMLLIQQPLNFADSTLNLGKSLKAHLCFNEDESSHQKQQQLAV, encoded by the exons ATGGCAGAGGAGGAGAGTCCAAGTGTGATGCCAAAAGTGATCACCTTCCTCTCCTCTCTTCTTGAAAGGGTGGCTGAGTCAAATGATCACAACCAACAGCACCAGAAGATCTCAGTGTTCCATGGCTTGACAAGGCCAAACATCTCAATTCATAGCTACCTTGAGAGAATCTTCAAGTACGCCAACTGCAGCCCCTCGTGCTTCGTCGTCGCCTACGTCTACCTCGACCGATTCACTCAGAGACAACCCTCCCTTCCCATCAACACCTTCAACGTGCACCGTTTGctgatcactagtgtcatggTAGCTGCCAAGTTCATGGATGACAT GTACTACAACAATGCTTACTATGCAAAAGTTGGGGGAATCACCAAAATAGAGATGAATTTTCTTGAGTTGGATTTCCTGTTTGGTTTGGGTTTCCATTTAAATGTAACCCCAGGCACCTTCCAAGCCTACTGTGTCAATCTCCAAAGAGAAATGTTGTTGATCCAACAACCTCTAAATTTTGCAGATTCCACCCTAAATTTAGGAAAATCACTAAAGGCCCACTTGTGCTTCAATGAGGATGAATCTTCTCATCAAAAGCAACAACAGCTAGCGGTTTGA